The DNA sequence AGGCAGTGAAGACATTATTATAGATATCCCTGAACGTATTTCTTTTGAATCCGATCTTTTTATAGAAGATGAAAAAAAGATATTCAGCGAAAGCTCCACCGTTTTCTCAAAAGAATTTATAAAAACTCTTGTACCTTCTTTAAGAAAAATAAGGATAGCCGTTTCGGATAAAATTTATAAAAAAGTCATAAATCTTAAGCAAACAACCTTGCCGATTTTTTAAATATAGGGTAAAATAGGTTGGCACCGATATGCCGATTAACCTAAGGAGAGTATTTATGATCATTCATAACGTTATGGAAGACTTGGTATATACCGAAGTCAACAAACTATTTGATGAAGCCGAAGAAAAAAAAGAAAGCTGGCTTACATGCAGTTGTATGCAATGCAGAGTTGACACCATGTGCTATGTACTCAACCGGGTTAAACCCCGCTATATAAAATCGGGTAGAGGCCTCGCTCACTTTTTAAAATTCGAAAAAACGGAAAAAGTACAGATTATGGCCGATATTACAAGTTTGGTAATTGAGGGTATGCACAAGGTTCTTTCTACAAAAAGGCCTCATGACAATGACCCTATAATCGAAGCAGAAAATAGTCCCGTTTTTAACTTTCCGGCTATAACAGGCAATATCTTAAATGGAAGCAATTTTAGACCGATGGAAGATGTTACAATAAGCCTTAAAATGAACGGAGAAATAGTACCCCAGATGAGCATTCTTTGGGACAATCCTTATACAATATCGGAAAAGACACCCGGAGCTTATACCTTTTGTCCAAAAGCGCTTCCTGCGAAAAAGGCTGGAGATACGGAAAAATTTATTTTTGTCCTCAGGGCAGAAAAAGAAGGCTTTGATCCGACTAATTTTTCATTCGATATTGAATTAACGGCAGAAGACATGGTAAAATCTCCATTGGACTCTTCAAATTTCTATCAAATCAAGAATTTGTTCTTATGCGAACACAGTGAGGAAGAATAATAATGAAACCCAGAGCCCTAGTATTACACGCAACAGGTACCAATAGAGACGGAGATGCGGCAAGAGCCTTAGAACTTGCAGGAGCCGCACCTGAAATTGTACATATAAACAAACTTAAAGCAAAAGAAAAAAATTGGAAGGATTATTCAATTCTTGTAATTCCGGGCGGTTTTTCTTATGCAGATGCTCTGGGAGCAGGCAAACTTTTTGCACTCGATTTAAGCAATTACTTTTTTGACGAGGTAAGCGAATTCGTATCGTCAGGAAAGCCGGTCATAGGCATTTGTAACGGTTTTCAGGTTTTGGTAAAATCAGGCATCCTCCCCGGAAAAGAAAAAGACGGAAAGGTAATTTTAGATAAGGACGGCTATAAAAACAGACAGGCTACCCTAACCTATAATAAACAAGGCAGATTTGAGTGCCGCTTTACAACTATGATTCCTAAAAAATCAAACTGTATCTGGACAAAGGATCTAAAGGGCAA is a window from the Treponema denticola genome containing:
- the purQ gene encoding phosphoribosylformylglycinamidine synthase I — its product is MMKPRALVLHATGTNRDGDAARALELAGAAPEIVHINKLKAKEKNWKDYSILVIPGGFSYADALGAGKLFALDLSNYFFDEVSEFVSSGKPVIGICNGFQVLVKSGILPGKEKDGKVILDKDGYKNRQATLTYNKQGRFECRFTTMIPKKSNCIWTKDLKGNIHCPIAHGEGRFLTDSQKTLDNLLEKGQIALVYGGREADKGIPANGEYPFNPNGSLADIAGICNTKGNVLGLMPHPENNVVIRERDSEEEKARTKLCLDMWRAGVNYVL
- a CDS encoding late competence development ComFB family protein, whose translation is MIIHNVMEDLVYTEVNKLFDEAEEKKESWLTCSCMQCRVDTMCYVLNRVKPRYIKSGRGLAHFLKFEKTEKVQIMADITSLVIEGMHKVLSTKRPHDNDPIIEAENSPVFNFPAITGNILNGSNFRPMEDVTISLKMNGEIVPQMSILWDNPYTISEKTPGAYTFCPKALPAKKAGDTEKFIFVLRAEKEGFDPTNFSFDIELTAEDMVKSPLDSSNFYQIKNLFLCEHSEEE